DNA sequence from the Candidatus Sulfuricurvum sp. RIFRC-1 genome:
TCGAGGTCTTCACGAAGCAACGGTTCACCGCCGGTGATACGGATTTTAGTGACCCCTTCATCAATGGCGATTTTAATAAATTCAAACAGCTCTTCAAAACTAAGCAGATTCTCTTTCGGAACCCAAGAAAAAGGTTTTTCGGGCATACAGTATTGGCATCTGAAATTACACCGTTCCGTTACCGAAACACGTAAATAATCAACGGTTCTGCCATAGCTATCTATTAACACAATTGTCCTTGCAAGAGGAAAGTGTTCGGATAGTATCTAAAAGTTGTTTTGAGTTTTATTTATTGAAAGAGTTAAGAGGGAAATCCCCGAAAGGGGATTACTTTTTACCAGCCGCGAACGACTGCGTGACATGCCGTACAGGCGTTCACGATTTCAGAATAAGACTTATGAGCTTTTGAATACTCTTTTTTATCCAACGCTTTGATTAAATCGTTAGATGCCGTATCAATGCGTTTAGCCGCATTGAAAGCGATATTGCTCATATGCTGTTTATCTTTAGGAAGATATTTTTTGGTAGCGTCTGCATCGTGAAAAAGAGCGTCTGCTTTTTGAATTTCAGCCACTCCACCTTTGATCAATGCCGGCGCATTGTAAAGAAACCCTTTTTGAACATTGTTCAAACCGTTTTCCATTTGGCTCATATTCAATGCCAAAGTATCGTCTGCTGCTGCACCGACACATAAAAGTGCCGATAAAGCTAAAATTTTAACCATTTTCATCCGTTACTCCTTAGTGAACTTCTGACCAGATTTTGCGTTTCCACAACCATGCCAAGATCGCAAAAATAAAGGTATAAACCATTACCCATATTCCAAGACTTTCACGCTCAGCTTTTTTGGAATCACCGATTGCTTCCATATAAGCTATTACTTCTTCTTGCGCTTTTTGGTTCAATCCCGTACGCGGCATAGAAGTTCCGTGGAGCAATACTTGAGGGTCGTTAATGAAACTGTAAAGATAATGTTCACCACGACTTTTGATGTATTGTGATAAGTCTGGAGGCGTTGCGCCCATGTATGCTTTAATATTTTCACTTGGCGTTTTCGCTTCAAAACCGGCATACGCCATAGAGTGACAACGTCCACATGCTACTTCATACGTATTTTTATGCGCTTCTACACCTGATTTCGCTTTTGGCGCAAGTGCTTGGAAATACGCAACAATATCCATGATCTCTTGAGGAGACATCCAGTTATAGGCAGGCATAGGGAATGCTTTACCGCTTTCTGGAGTATATTTGTGCTGCAAATGCATTGCAGTGACCGGATCAAAAATAAAGTTTGCCAAATAATTTTTATCGTAAATCCAACCTGC
Encoded proteins:
- a CDS encoding c-type cytochrome, giving the protein MKEFRILAVIIALVGITYYGIEPYAHHVMHPEVAEADFTFKDLKNVDTTLKGNPENGKVLVEANCIACHAIESAGHPAVMPNADAAASYGVVPPDLSSAGWIYDKNYLANFIFDPVTAMHLQHKYTPESGKAFPMPAYNWMSPQEIMDIVAYFQALAPKAKSGVEAHKNTYEVACGRCHSMAYAGFEAKTPSENIKAYMGATPPDLSQYIKSRGEHYLYSFINDPQVLLHGTSMPRTGLNQKAQEEVIAYMEAIGDSKKAERESLGIWVMVYTFIFAILAWLWKRKIWSEVH